From the Candidatus Hinthialibacter antarcticus genome, the window CGGAAGCGCCGTTACCCAGATATTACGTTTCAGGCGCAACAGATAGACAGTCCCTGCCAACAAGCCGAGGCCCGCCAGAAGTTGGTTGACGGTGCCGAACAGAATCCATAAATTGGCGCCGAACGCGGACGTTGCGAAATACCAGACGGTTACAACGGCCAAAGTGGAAGAGAGGAAGCGGTTGTTCATCCCTGGAATTCTGAATGTCGCGCCGAGTTCTTCAAGGTTGTATCGCAGCAGACGGGTTCCAGAATCAAGTGTCGTGAGTGCGAATGAAACAATCAATAGAGCGACGAAGGTGGCGGCCAATTCTTGCGGGACGCCCAATTTTGAGATGAAATTGGCGCCGCCTATCACGAAGAAGGTGATGCTGCCATACAAGCCGCCTTGCGACCATTGCCCATAGTGTGCGCTCCACTCGTCTGCACTGACGCCCGCGCAACAGGCAATCACGGCGATCAGCCCCAGGCAGCATTCCGCAATCATCCCGCCGTAGCCAACCGCGCGCGCATCGGTTTCTTTTTCAAGTTGCTTGGCGGTGGTTCCAGAAGAGACCACGCTATGGAAACCAGAAACGGCCCCGCACGCGATGGTGACGAACAATAATGGGAACATACTCGGCAAGTTCTCGACGCCGTGGTTAATCGCGGGTGCGCTGAATGTGGGCGCAAAGAAAAATACGCAGAAATACAACAGCCCGAGGCCAATGTATAACGATAGCGTGTTGATGAAATCGCGGGGTTGCAGCAGCAGCCACACGGGCAGAACCGACGCGGTCAGCGCGTATCCCAAGAGCAAGTAAACCCAGGTCGTCTTGCTAAAAAGAATCGGGAACAGCGTCCCCAACCAGATAAACAAGAACGTCAACAGGATGCCCATGATGCTGACTGGCAGCAGCCCGATGATATTTTTTCGCATGAGGACGCCGAACACGACTGCGACGCCGATCAGCAAAATGGCGGGCAACGACGCTTCGGGATATGTTTGGAACGTATCGGAATGCGCTTGAAGCAGGTTGGCGACGATTGAGGCGAAGGCACCCATCGCCAATGCGAGGGCGATATAAATGATAAGCAGGAAGAGTATGCGCGCCCGTTTGCTGATCAACTGTTCGCAAACGTCGCCGATAGAACGCCCCTG encodes:
- a CDS encoding carbon starvation protein A, yielding MNVLFPVIASFIAMFLGYRFYSNYLAKHVFRLDDANITPAVSMQDGMDYVPTRKSVVFSHHFASIAGLSPIVGPAIAVIWGWLPAVIWLVVGAVAMGAVHDFSALVVSIRHQGRSIGDVCEQLISKRARILFLLIIYIALALAMGAFASIVANLLQAHSDTFQTYPEASLPAILLIGVAVVFGVLMRKNIIGLLPVSIMGILLTFLFIWLGTLFPILFSKTTWVYLLLGYALTASVLPVWLLLQPRDFINTLSLYIGLGLLYFCVFFFAPTFSAPAINHGVENLPSMFPLLFVTIACGAVSGFHSVVSSGTTAKQLEKETDARAVGYGGMIAECCLGLIAVIACCAGVSADEWSAHYGQWSQGGLYGSITFFVIGGANFISKLGVPQELAATFVALLIVSFALTTLDSGTRLLRYNLEELGATFRIPGMNNRFLSSTLAVVTVWYFATSAFGANLWILFGTVNQLLAGLGLLAGTVYLLRLKRNIWVTALPMIFMLAVTLYAMTLNLQGYIAQGQTDRMIVGGIIMALAVGLILETIYFFYQWCSGNIKIENPSEESASKT